The DNA region CGGCCACTGGCTTACGGCCGTCAACGCCGCCCGTGCCAACGCTGCGGCACCGGCCTGGTCGTGCACCTGCTCGGCGATGAGGCCGACGCCACCCGCGCCGAGCGCGGCATCTACTTCTGTCCAAGCTGTCAGCCCCGGCCGTCCTGACCACCGCCGCGCCCCGCTCATGTCCGCACCAGAAGAATCCCGACCAGTCCGAACGGCACGGATCTTCATGCGAAAGACACATTTCACCAGCCCCGAAATGCGTTCCGGGCCCGGGTTTCCGGGCCTAGGCTGACGCCATGAAAATCGGAATCCTGGGCACCGGCTCGGTCGGGCGCACCCTGTCGGCGCGGTTGGCAGAGCTGGGACACGATGTGGTGATCGGCACCCGTGATGTGGCGGCCACCGAAGCGCGGGAGGAGGAACCGTTTCCGGCTCCGCTGGCGATCGCGGCGGAGGCCGCGGCCGGTGCGGAGTTGATCATCAACGCGACGGCCGGGCAGGTCAGTGTGGCCGCCCTGGACGGCGCGGGCGCCGCGAACCTGGCCGGCAAGGTGGTGATCGACGTATCGAATCCACTGGACTTCTCGGAGGGCTTCCCCCCGTTCCTCGCGGTCTGCAACACCGATTCGGTCGGCGAGCGAGTGCAGCGGGCGTTCCCCGAAGCGCGCGTGGTGAAGACCCTCAACACCGTCACCGCCGAGGTGATGACGCACCCGGAGCGAGTGGCGGGCGGCGACCACACCATGTTCCTGTCCGGTGACGACGCCGCCGCCAAATCCACCGTCACCGACCTGCTCCGCGAGTTCGGCTGGCGCGACATCGTCGACCTCGGCGACATCACCACCGCCCGCGGCACCGAGATGATGCTCCCCCTGTGGGTCCGGCTGATGGGCGCACTGGGCACCACGGAGTTCAATTACAAACTGATGCGCTGAACGCCGAACCGGCGCCGGGGAATCGATTCCCGAGCGCCCGTCGCGGTCGATCGGAGGTCGCAGGTGCCGATCGGACTCAGACCGATTCGGGCTGGTTGAGCGGCACCGGGTCGAGCACCTGGCGGCGGGCCTCGGGGGCTTCCGAGCGCAGGGCGTCGGCGGAGGCATCGTCGGGTTGGGTCTGGGATTCGACCTCGGCCTTGACGCGGGCGTTGTAGACCTCGACCTCGCGCTGGATGTCGGCTTCGGACCAGCCGAGCACCGGGGCCACCAGCCGCGCCACCTCGTCGGCGGAATCCACGCCGCGGTGGGCGTATTCGATGCTGA from Nocardia tengchongensis includes:
- a CDS encoding NADPH-dependent F420 reductase, with translation MKIGILGTGSVGRTLSARLAELGHDVVIGTRDVAATEAREEEPFPAPLAIAAEAAAGAELIINATAGQVSVAALDGAGAANLAGKVVIDVSNPLDFSEGFPPFLAVCNTDSVGERVQRAFPEARVVKTLNTVTAEVMTHPERVAGGDHTMFLSGDDAAAKSTVTDLLREFGWRDIVDLGDITTARGTEMMLPLWVRLMGALGTTEFNYKLMR